The Novosphingobium sp. Gsoil 351 genome contains the following window.
CGACGAACCAGACGAACTGCTGGGCACCAACACCGCGCCCAATCCGCAGGAGTTGCTGATGACCGCGGTCAACGCGTGCATGGTCGTCGGTTATGTAGCCGGCGCCGCAATCCGCGGAATCGAACTCGACAAACTCGAAATCGAAACGAAGGGCGAACTCGACCTGCGTGGCTTCCTGGGCTTGCGTGACGACGTGCCGGCCGGATACAAGGCTATCGATTACGAGGTGAGGATCAGCGGCAAGGGTACGGCTGCCCAGTTTGCGGAAATCCACGAGAGCGTGATGGCTACCTCACCAAATTACTTCAACATGAGTC
Protein-coding sequences here:
- a CDS encoding OsmC family protein, which encodes MLDTVKTNCVNDIDLTALEAVVSAIDADPANAQVGFHVTSRWMGQTRSETTVEAITLGGDRIERNFGIVVDEPDELLGTNTAPNPQELLMTAVNACMVVGYVAGAAIRGIELDKLEIETKGELDLRGFLGLRDDVPAGYKAIDYEVRISGKGTAAQFAEIHESVMATSPNYFNMSRPIKMNGKLNVM